CCCCCGCCCACCATTCCGTTCCCACCGCCCGCTCCTCCACGCCGGAGAAACCGAATCGAATAACCCCGGCGAGGCGGGCGGTAAAATCCGGCCGCCTCGTCTCACCGGCGCTGGTCATTCCAGTTGGTCCATTCCCCGCGCATAAGCTGACGCGCGGGAGGGATAAAGCGCAGCCAGGGAAGCGGAGAGGCAGTGtgcggcaggcaggcaggcaaggccgcgccgcagccgcagccgcagccgcagcaaAAGGCCGCGCCGAAAAGCCCCTTTCCCCTCGGCCGCATCCCCGCATCATGACGACGGCGACGCCGACCCGTCGCTGCGGCACCAGCGCCAGTGCCAGTGCTCGCGCTGGCGGGCggcccaccgccaccaccaccactgaCCCGGCCACACTCCActcgcccccgcccccgcttGCTTCTCCGACTTGTGCACCCCCACCGCGCGCCACCTTTCGCTTTCGCTTTCCCTTTTGCGCCCCCCGCATCGCACTTATCTGCTGCTTGCCCCGGCAAGGCTCCGACGGGGGATTTGGACGGGACGGAGGAGGGCGAGAAAAGCAaagcgcgcgcgagagggagagagagagccggACCGGGCCGTCAGCCGCGTGCCGGCCGTGCGGATGGGCGTGCAGGGGGAGCTCTAGGCCGTTGACCTCCTCGCGCCTGGGCGGGCAGCAGGGAGATGAGTCCCCGGAAGCGGCATGGCGGGTGCGGGTGCTGGGCCGCCGTCGCGCGGGGCCTCCGCGGGGCGTGCTTCCggccggcggctgcggcggcgggggcggacgGCGACGGCTCCGGCGCGGCCAAGGCCAGCCACGTCCACGACGCAGGTGGGCGGTGGATTCTTTGTCTTGTTCTTTCCTCTTTCATTTTTTCTAAATTCTGTCTTGGTTGGTGGATGGTGATCGTTTGTTTGGTTCTGCGTATTTTTGTTCCTGCTTGCTTGTTCATTTGTGGCAAAGACTTGGTTTGGCGATTAGCGCAATGTTTTGATGTGTGATTGATGCCTTGATCATCCATGGAAAAAAAGGGAAGTGCTCCTTTCTTCTATTGGGGCTCTGTTCCCGCCATTCTTGCTCGTATTCCTTGGGCTTTATCATGGATTTGATCGGATGATTTTGCTTAGTACTCCTCCATAGCTAAAGAGAGCACTGATTAGATTGGCATGGAAGGTTTGGAAGGTAAATTAAGGGTAAAGCTTCAGCCTTTGAATTGAAACTCAAAACTAAACATATGTAGGATGCTATTTGCATAGTTTGCATAAGGATCGTGTTCCCAAACCTTACTTAAAATGTGGATGTAATGGTCTAAAATCTCTAGTGGTCGACCAACCTGTCAGCAAGCCATTCATGGTGATCAGGCGCTGGTTAGAACAGACTAATACAGCATTAGGCGATGTATTCAACCTTGCCTGTTTCTCCTTAGCTAGATTAGTTGGCATGAATTTCATAAACAACTTACGTGTTGAGCATGAAGTATTATGAGCTTGAGCATAATTATTTGAATGTTGTATGCTCATCAATAAGAGGTTAAAAGAGTGTTAATATGATTGGTATACAAAATTCCCTTCCTGTCTGTCAATACTCTGTTCTCCTTACTTTTCAAACCAAGTAGCGTTATGCAATTCTATGATTCATTGTCGCAACATTTCAATTGTCAAGTGAGACTTTCTGGCCATAAGGAAACAATTGAAGCTGATTTGGTCAAAGCATGAACAAAAGTCTTTGATTCATTGGTTCCAGGAGCCAATTACATGTGATTGTGTTGCTTGCTACTGTTATGTACTTATGTTATCATATTGCCTGAAAGTGACATTCCACAAATGATTAACCTGGATAACATTACAAAGCATACGCATGATACTTCAAGTCAACTGGATAGGTTTTGTCCTGTATTAAAAGCTGAGGATGACTATGCCAAGTACATAATAGTACTTTGGGTCAATGCCTATCAACTTGTGTAACCATTTTGGATATGTGGGGGAGCCTGAGAGCGAATAGCTGTTGACCTTGGTAAATGTGTCCCATCTTATATTAGTACTGCTTGGGTAAAATTTCATTTCTCTGTGGGATGTGCTCTTACAATTTTTTTCTCTGTAGCAGCAGAGACAAGGTATCTGAATGCTAGCAATCGGGAGCTTGGTGATCATTTTCAGACAAACCATGATGGTGCAAATGGTGTTGATGCATCAATTGAAAAGAAAACACCCCCCAAGCTACTTCAGTTTACGTTTCAGGAGTTGAAATCTGCCACCCTAAACTTCAGGCCAGACAGTATTCTTGGGGAGGGTGGGTTCGGTTACGTCTTCAAGGGATGGATTGAACCAAACAGCACTGCTCCTGCAAAACCTGGCACAGGTGTCACTGTGGCAGTTAAAAGTTTGAAGCCAGATGCTCTTCAAGGTCATAGAGAATGGGTGGTAAGTATTGTATGGCATCTGAAATGTATTTATTAGTTGTAGCTATGGCTTTTAAAAGAAGTCACATTTTCAGGCAGAAGTTGACTTTCTGGGACAGTTGCATCATAAACACCTTGTCAAGCTGATTGGATATTGTATTGAGGATGATCAAAGGTTACTTGTATATGAATTCATGGCACGAGGAAGTCTTGAAAATCATCTATTCAGAAGTAAGCAATCACCTAACATGATTAATAAGTTGAGTAGACTTTTTACTACATTCATTTCCTTCTTGGACCAAACCTGTGGTTTGCTTCCCTGATAACTTGTACATTTTTCTGAGCAAtcttggattttttttttgtcctCTGCGGCATCAAAAATAATTAAATTCTAACTTGGCATGACTATGGATATTCATGTTACTGTGTATGGCACGATACCTTATGATCAACAATGTATACCTGTGCAATTTAGCCTGCCCAGATTAGTTGTATATTAGGTTTTACTTGCAGTATTTGATATTACGCCTATTCATATCTTCTTAGTTAATAGACTTAGGACATCCCCTTATTTTTGGAAAAAAAATGCTTTGCCTGCTTTTTCATAAAGTTGATTTTACTATCTATGCCTAAATCTTGTTGACTTTCCTGATTGATGATATTGTTTCTGTCTTCTCCCTTTTATGAAGCTGTCATCTTACTTTGTTTAATCTTGAAGGGGCTCTTCCCCTACCTTGGCCCAACAGAATGAAGATTGCTCTGGGTGCTGCAAAAGGCCTAGCCTTCCTCCATGGAGGTCCCAAACCAGTTATTTACAGGGATTTTAAGACATCGAATATTCTTCTTGATGCGGTACTGTATCTATCAAATCTGTTTCATATCATGCTTATATAATTCTGCTACATTGTTAACTGTGGTGATTTTGCTCTACAGGAGTACAATGCGAAATTGTCTGATTTCGGTTTAGCAAAAGCTGGTCCTCAGGGTGATAAAACTCATGTCTCTACTCGAGTTGTTGGCACCTATGGTTATGCTGCACCAGAGTATGTAATGACAGGTAGAACTTTAGCTTCAGTAGCTACTTGTAGCAAAATTTTCTGTAGCTTGCTGTTACCTGCTGCGTGTTGGTACTTTACACTGTTTCTCTGAGCTTGTATATGTTCTTGTTTTCTCGCCAAATTGAATGCTAAAATCACCCTTTTTCGCTCTAAAGACATAGAACTAGGGCCATTCtgtattttttatttattcCACCAACTATGGTTCAaactttcttcttctttttaggATTCTATGTTATATTTTTTTCTTGATATTGTGAGGGCCCTAGACATAAATAACGAATCTTATTGGTGATAGAAGTAATGTTACATATGATTGCTTGTGTACTATTATTTATCTTTCCAAATTTGTTTCACTCGCCATAATCACAGGAATTACCAATAATTTTTTGCTAATGCACGTGACCATAACCTTTTTCTGTATCCCATAATATTTTCTCCACGGGATTTGTATACCttacctgaaagctaaaaaaatAACAACAGGTGTCAGTTTATGATTCTTTCTTTAAGCAGTTAGTATGTCAAGTTTTGTCACTCATGCCATGCATTGCTGTTCAGGGCACTTGACGTCTAAGAGTGATGTCTATAGCTTCGGGGTTGTGCTACTCGAGATGTTAACAGGCAGAAGATCCATGGACAAGAAGCGGCCTACAGGGGAGCAGAACCTGGTGGCATGGGCAAGGCCTTACCTAAATGATCGGCGAAGGCTCTATCAGCTCGTAGATCCTCGCTTGGGCCTGAACTACTCTGTGAAAGGGGTGCAGAAAGTTGCTCAGATCTGCCACTACTGCCTTAGCCGTGATAGCAAGTCCCGTCCATCGATGGATGAAGTTGTCAAGCAACTCACACCATTACAAGATCTGAATGACATGGCTTCGGCATCGTTGAGGCCTCGATCAACTCAGCGCGGTGAGTAGCACATGAACGAAGAGCTCACTACCAGTTTATCAGAGTGTAATTCTGGAAGCATCATCCAAGATGAATAATGAAGCTCACTGTGATTCACTTTTTAATTACAGGGAAGGTACATCGATAACAGCCGGCTCTGCTGTAACAGAAGAGCATATTGGTGATTCTTGTGGTTGCTGGACGCTTGTTTGGTTTAATTCTATAGCAAAGTTAGCTTTGATGTTAACTGCCGATACCTGGAGGTGTGACATGCAACCCCCTGATGTCCCGCTCGGCTCAATCACACTCTGTTTGGCTGATTGCCAAAGCGAGATAACGCTGTacttcctccgttccaaattgcaggtcgttttagcaaatctaaatacatagattttgctatgcactTAGATATACAATTGTGtttagatacatagcaaaatttatatatctatatttgccaaaacgatctacaatttggaacggagaaAGTATCTGATTGCAGCATGTAATAATAattataataataataaatgAGTAGAATGGTTGTTGTGCACCTAGGTCAGTGATCTTGATGGGAGTCGGTTGGATCAGCTGCAATGGGAGTGCCGTCGTTGTGTGAAAGTAAAAATTCTATTGCTGATGATTGATGCGGTACACTTATACAGGGTACCACAAGTATACGCGTTTCAAATTGAGGGCATTACATCAGCTAACACTGTGTTTGGTGTTTGCCTGAGGCCTGAGGGATGAGTAGTATAGACGCATAGGCTGTGCTGGTGTCTACATTTTTTGGGGGCCAAAGGTACAGGTGTTCAGATTGATCTGATCCTTTACCGTGCATTGTGTTATAAGAGAATACTGTCACCCTGGCATGACATGATAATGTTGGGCGTCTGTTTATACTTGACCAGGAAATCCCCAAGAAATCCAAGGCCGGAATAGTTCAGGCGCCCAGCTTCTGAAAGAAGGTCCTGTTGGGCACACAGCATCAGTTGCTGAAATCCAGTGTTAAACTAAACCAAGCCAAACCCTAGCTGAACCTGCACCTGATCTCTCAAGGGGGGAAAAAATCAAGCAGAGATCTGATATCCCCAGCTGTCACGCATGAACAGTCTTTGAAACCTGTGACCCCTACATTGCTGAATCCGTCCGGGCACCATGTCATGATCCACATCGTATCCATCCAGCGTTTAGCCAGGACGATCATTCAGTTCCGCCCGCTCACGGGGACGCGCCACGCACCGGTCGCTGCTGTCCGCACAGGCGCAAGCACATGGGAGCAGGGACACCGCGGCTCTCCCGAGACGACGACCTCGCGTCGCGCGGCGAGAAGAGCCCAGCGCCGGAACGCTCCAAACCCCGCGGCGGGTCAcgggcgtgcgccgccgtgtcCGCAGAGGACAACCACGTCAGTCTCCGCAATACCCTTGGCCGCCCGCGAAGCGTCGAGCTCGACCGGCGCGTCGGTCCCCGCGCCATCGCCTTGCCATGTTCCGGGCGAGCGAGCACGCCCGCCCGGCGGGGCAGGGATGTCAGGCTAGCTGCGGgcctgcggctgcggctgcggctgctggAAGCGGACGCTTCCTTCCTCCTCTGCGCCACAGCCGGCCGGCCCGTGAGCCCCCGGCCGTTGGCCGCTTGCGCGCGCGTCCTCGGCTCCTCGCCGCGTGCCGGCCACCTGCGCACGGCGCGGCCAAACACCTGGCGCCCATCCCGACGGTCCATACCTGCATGCATCCGTGCGCGCGTAGCGGTTTATCCGGCAACGGGAGATGGGATTGCGGAGACGCGACCGTGGTTAGCGTTGACAAATCATGCTTGCAGGCTGGCTTGTGCGTCGACGATTCGACACCTGTCACCTGTGAGATTGCCCGTGCACCAGAGCGACGTCGACCTCAGTGTGCTAGTGTGCTCCACTTCATTTGATCGCCCAACCGTGACGCTCCTCTATAAAAGGGGACGCGAGCAGGGTGCACGGCCCGTCACGGGCATCGCCCATCGCTGTGCATGTGCTGAGCTTGAGCCGGCGCAATggccacctccgctgcctccaTTCGCGTCCTCCTGCTCCTCGCCGCGGTCCTCCTGCCCGGGACGCTGGCGTGGAGCAACTGCCCCCCGCCGGCGCCAGGCGGGGGTGGCGGGCACGGCCCCGGCCGCCCGTGGTACCCGGCGCCGGGGAGTGGCTCTGGCTCGCCAACGAGGCCTTCCCCCGGCTCCGGCTCAGGCGGCGGCCACGGCTCGCCGCCCCACCACGGCAAGCCGCCCAAGCACCACGGCAAGCCGCCCTCCAACTGCCCGCCCTGCAACCCGCCGTACTCCCCTCCGACGCCTCGGCCGTCGCCGCCCTACGTGCCGCCGTACACCCCTCCGACGCCGCGGCCGTCCCCGCCCTACGTGCCGCCGTACACCCCTCCGACGCCGCGGCCGTCCCCGCCCTACGTGCCGCCGTACACCCCTCCGACGCCGCGGCCGTCCCCGCCCTACGTCCCCCCGTACACCCCTCCGACGCCGCGGCCGTCTCCGCCGTACgtgccgccgacgccgccctaCATCCCGCCGTacgtgccgccgtcgccgccctacATCCCGCCAACCCCGCCGTACGTGCCGCCGACGCCACCCTACGTCCCGCCGACCCCGCCGTACGTGCCTCCGaccccgccgacgccgccggcgGTGCGGACGTGCCCGATCGACGCGCTGAAGCTGAACGCGTGCGTGGACGTGCTGAGCGGGCTGATCCACCTggtgatcgggcgggaggccaAGTCCAAGTGCTGCCCGCTGGTGCAGGGGGTCGCGGACCTGGACGCGGCGCTCTGCCTCTGCACCACCatccgcgcgcgcctgctcaaCATCAACATCTACCTCCCCGTCGCGCTCGAGCTGCTCATCACCTGCGGCAAGCACGCGCCGCCGGGATTCAAGTGCCCGCCACTCTACGACTGATGAGCTAGGGAGATAGATCACCGGCCGGCTACGCCTACTGGCATGATGATGGGATCATGCGCAAGCTAGCAGCGTGTCTACAACTCTGTGTCGTCGTGATTTCTTTTGGTGTTCTTGAGCAGTAGTATGTGCGTTTCGTCAGGACTCGGAATCGAAAACTTTTCGATCTCCTAAGTGTGTAGCTTAATCAGTCGATGCATGTATCATGTCGCTCTTGTCTTCTGGCGACATGCAGCGGCAAGTATTGGGTTCATTTCAATAGCCATATATCATTGTGCCTAACGACTCGATCCGCTCGCTGCTAATAGCTTCACTGCAGTTGCGATTAATTGTGATTGTAACATTTATTTTTTAAGATCACATAGTACAATTCAGATACTCATAACGCACGCACACCCATCCAGCTCTATGTGCATACCTACACAATAAGCATCTTCAAAGACTAGATGGCTCTATATGCATCTTCGAAGACTAGATGACTCTATATGCACACGTACACAATAAATATATTCAAAGACTGAGCCGGCAAATTTTCGAGTACACAATAAACATCTTCAAATACTAAGCTGGCAAATTTTTTCAAATTTGACGAAATCACCGGcaaatttttcaaatttaacgAAATCACCAAGGATCCAAGGTGCTACTAAGGTGGTACTGAGACTCATGTCATGTAACCTACGTTAGATACACTCGCGATTCTAACATCTGCCTGATTCCGCTAGGGAAGCGACTAACGATGTGATTTCGACTGCTACTGAAATCCACAGGGTACCAAGTAATCACAATAAAAGAAAAACAGTAAAATTAGATTAGTAGTGGTAGTCGAGTCTGATGGGGGGATTGGGGGTGAAAACCACTCGGACTGACGCCCCCAAACCGGCCAAAATCAGGACGATGCGGCTGCAGTCTGCAGATGGGCGCCTGAAAGTCAGGCGCGGCCCCGTCCAATATCGCCACCATCTTGAATCGTTCGCCGCCCCGATCGGTCCTTCTGGGACCAAAGGAATCTCCGGCGAGCGAGCTATAGCCCGCGATCCAGCGCAAGCACTTCGGCCCGCGGCAGAGC
The genomic region above belongs to Panicum hallii strain FIL2 chromosome 4, PHallii_v3.1, whole genome shotgun sequence and contains:
- the LOC112889342 gene encoding receptor-like serine/threonine-protein kinase At3g01300 isoform X2, giving the protein MSPRKRHGGCGCWAAVARGLRGACFRPAAAAAGADGDGSGAAKASHVHDAAETRYLNASNRELGDHFQTNHDGANGVDASIEKKTPPKLLQFTFQELKSATLNFRPDSILGEGGFGYVFKGWIEPNSTAPAKPGTGVTVAVKSLKPDALQGHREWVAEVDFLGQLHHKHLVKLIGYCIEDDQRLLVYEFMARGSLENHLFRRALPLPWPNRMKIALGAAKGLAFLHGGPKPVIYRDFKTSNILLDAEYNAKLSDFGLAKAGPQGDKTHVSTRVVGTYGYAAPEYVMTGHLTSKSDVYSFGVVLLEMLTGRRSMDKKRPTGEQNLVAWARPYLNDRRRLYQLVDPRLGLNYSVKGVQKVAQICHYCLSRDSKSRPSMDEVVKQLTPLQDLNDMASASLRPRSTQRGKVHR
- the LOC112889342 gene encoding receptor-like serine/threonine-protein kinase At3g01300 isoform X3 encodes the protein MSPRKRHGGCGCWAAVARGLRGACFRPAAAAAGADGDGSGAAKASHVHDAETRYLNASNRELGDHFQTNHDGANGVDASIEKKTPPKLLQFTFQELKSATLNFRPDSILGEGGFGYVFKGWIEPNSTAPAKPGTGVTVAVKSLKPDALQGHREWVAEVDFLGQLHHKHLVKLIGYCIEDDQRLLVYEFMARGSLENHLFRRALPLPWPNRMKIALGAAKGLAFLHGGPKPVIYRDFKTSNILLDAEYNAKLSDFGLAKAGPQGDKTHVSTRVVGTYGYAAPEYVMTGHLTSKSDVYSFGVVLLEMLTGRRSMDKKRPTGEQNLVAWARPYLNDRRRLYQLVDPRLGLNYSVKGVQKVAQICHYCLSRDSKSRPSMDEVVKQLTPLQDLNDMASASLRPRSTQRGKVHR
- the LOC112889342 gene encoding receptor-like serine/threonine-protein kinase At3g01300 isoform X1, which encodes MSPRKRHGGCGCWAAVARGLRGACFRPAAAAAGADGDGSGAAKASHVHDAAAETRYLNASNRELGDHFQTNHDGANGVDASIEKKTPPKLLQFTFQELKSATLNFRPDSILGEGGFGYVFKGWIEPNSTAPAKPGTGVTVAVKSLKPDALQGHREWVAEVDFLGQLHHKHLVKLIGYCIEDDQRLLVYEFMARGSLENHLFRRALPLPWPNRMKIALGAAKGLAFLHGGPKPVIYRDFKTSNILLDAEYNAKLSDFGLAKAGPQGDKTHVSTRVVGTYGYAAPEYVMTGHLTSKSDVYSFGVVLLEMLTGRRSMDKKRPTGEQNLVAWARPYLNDRRRLYQLVDPRLGLNYSVKGVQKVAQICHYCLSRDSKSRPSMDEVVKQLTPLQDLNDMASASLRPRSTQRGKVHR
- the LOC112890256 gene encoding 36.4 kDa proline-rich protein-like, producing the protein MATSAASIRVLLLLAAVLLPGTLAWSNCPPPAPGGGGGHGPGRPWYPAPGSGSGSPTRPSPGSGSGGGHGSPPHHGKPPKHHGKPPSNCPPCNPPYSPPTPRPSPPYVPPYTPPTPRPSPPYVPPYTPPTPRPSPPYVPPYTPPTPRPSPPYVPPYTPPTPRPSPPYVPPTPPYIPPYVPPSPPYIPPTPPYVPPTPPYVPPTPPYVPPTPPTPPAVRTCPIDALKLNACVDVLSGLIHLVIGREAKSKCCPLVQGVADLDAALCLCTTIRARLLNINIYLPVALELLITCGKHAPPGFKCPPLYD